One segment of Streptomyces bathyalis DNA contains the following:
- a CDS encoding DMT family transporter, protein MTPLVVAAVLVAAVTHASWNALAHNIKDQLLAFTLVGFGGALCGLVLAFFVPVPAKEAWPALAVSAALHVVYQLLLMRSFGLGDFGQMYPIARGTAPLVVTVLAAVFLEELPDAWQLTGVAVASAGLLGVALWGIRRKSDRAGTGGREASPREPSASSRLPALTAAVATGLAIASYTVVDGAGVRAAGSALGYVAWLMMLQSVVIPAYAAVSRRGVLIAELRPLALRGITAGVLSLSAYGLVLWAQTRAPLAPVAALRESSIIAGAAIGALFFKERFGAPRVAASALMVGGIALMLHGG, encoded by the coding sequence GTGACGCCGCTGGTCGTCGCGGCGGTGCTGGTCGCCGCGGTCACGCACGCCTCCTGGAACGCGCTCGCGCACAACATCAAGGACCAGCTGCTCGCCTTCACGCTCGTCGGCTTCGGCGGCGCGCTGTGCGGGCTGGTGCTCGCGTTCTTCGTTCCGGTACCGGCGAAGGAGGCGTGGCCCGCGCTCGCGGTCTCCGCGGCGCTGCATGTCGTCTACCAGCTGCTGCTGATGCGCTCGTTCGGGCTCGGCGACTTCGGCCAGATGTATCCGATCGCGAGGGGTACGGCGCCGCTCGTCGTCACCGTCCTCGCCGCGGTCTTCCTCGAGGAGCTGCCGGACGCCTGGCAGTTGACGGGTGTGGCGGTGGCCTCGGCGGGGCTGCTCGGGGTCGCTCTGTGGGGGATACGGAGGAAGAGCGACCGGGCGGGGACCGGTGGTCGTGAGGCGTCCCCGCGGGAGCCCTCCGCGTCCTCGCGGCTGCCGGCGCTGACGGCCGCCGTCGCCACCGGTCTCGCGATCGCCTCGTACACGGTCGTCGACGGGGCCGGGGTGCGCGCCGCGGGCTCGGCGCTCGGATACGTGGCCTGGCTGATGATGCTGCAGAGCGTGGTCATCCCCGCGTACGCCGCCGTCAGCCGGCGGGGCGTCCTCATCGCCGAGCTGCGTCCCCTCGCTCTGCGCGGCATCACGGCAGGCGTCCTGTCCCTCTCGGCCTACGGCCTGGTGCTCTGGGCACAGACCCGCGCGCCTCTCGCGCCGGTCGCCGCCCTGCGCGAATCCTCGATCATCGCGGGTGCGGCCATAGGCGCGCTCTTCTTCAAGGAGCGCTTCGGCGCTCCGCGTGTGGCCGCCTCCGCGCTGATGGTGGGCGGCATAGCCCTGATGCTGCACGGAGGTTGA
- a CDS encoding YbaK/EbsC family protein yields the protein MSKAPTAHPRFSEALSDLALDDVEIRAFPDATRTAAQAAEAIGCELSQIVKSLVFEADGEPVLVLMDGASRVDVGLVRAELGAGTVSRAGADLVRRATGYAIGGVPPFGHVSRMRVLADRGLLAHGTVWAAAGTPHTVFALAPGELIAHAGGSVVDVREQTAGVP from the coding sequence ATGAGCAAGGCGCCAACAGCCCACCCCCGTTTCTCCGAGGCCCTGTCCGACCTGGCCCTCGACGACGTCGAGATCCGAGCCTTCCCCGACGCCACCCGCACCGCGGCGCAGGCCGCCGAGGCGATCGGATGCGAGCTGAGCCAGATCGTCAAGTCGCTCGTCTTCGAGGCCGACGGCGAGCCCGTACTGGTCCTGATGGACGGGGCGTCACGCGTCGATGTCGGCCTCGTACGTGCCGAGTTGGGCGCGGGGACAGTGAGCCGCGCCGGTGCGGACCTCGTGCGCCGGGCGACCGGATACGCGATCGGCGGCGTGCCGCCCTTCGGCCACGTCAGCCGGATGCGGGTGCTCGCCGACCGTGGTCTGCTCGCGCACGGGACCGTGTGGGCCGCCGCGGGCACCCCGCACACCGTCTTCGCCCTCGCACCCGGGGAGTTGATCGCACACGCCGGCGGCTCGGTCGTGGACGTGCGCGAGCAGACCGCCGGTGTTCCGTGA
- a CDS encoding response regulator transcription factor: MSVRLMVVDDHRLLAEALASALKLRGHRVLAAAAPSAGAADLVLSRAPEVCLLGTASPAEPGAFDPVVRIKREKPQIAVVVLGPVPSPRGVASAFAAGASGYVRHDERIEGVERAMMKARAGDAAVSPQLLQESFADLLNPEPEPDDEGARLLQLLTRREVEVLMRVAEGEDTRLIATGMRIAPSTARTHVQRVLMKLGVGSRLEAAALAARTGLLERAYEPLSDEEQ; the protein is encoded by the coding sequence ATGAGCGTCCGGCTCATGGTGGTTGACGATCACAGACTGCTCGCCGAGGCGCTCGCCTCGGCGCTGAAACTGCGCGGCCACCGGGTGCTGGCTGCCGCCGCTCCGAGCGCGGGTGCGGCGGATCTGGTGCTGAGCAGGGCGCCCGAAGTCTGTCTGCTGGGGACGGCCTCTCCGGCCGAGCCCGGCGCGTTCGACCCGGTCGTGCGGATCAAGCGCGAGAAGCCGCAGATAGCGGTGGTGGTGCTGGGCCCTGTGCCCAGCCCGCGCGGAGTGGCCTCCGCCTTCGCCGCCGGCGCGTCCGGCTACGTGCGGCACGACGAGCGCATCGAAGGCGTCGAGCGCGCCATGATGAAGGCCCGGGCGGGGGACGCGGCGGTCTCGCCGCAGCTGCTGCAGGAGTCCTTCGCGGACTTGCTCAACCCGGAACCCGAACCCGACGACGAGGGTGCTCGTCTCCTCCAGCTCCTCACGCGCCGCGAGGTGGAGGTGCTGATGCGGGTGGCCGAGGGGGAGGACACCCGGCTGATCGCCACGGGCATGCGGATAGCGCCCAGCACCGCCCGTACGCACGTGCAGCGCGTCCTGATGAAGCTGGGCGTCGGCTCCCGGCTGGAGGCGGCGGCGCTGGCGGCCCGCACGGGGCTGCTGGAGCGGGCGTACGAGCCGCTCTCCGACGAGGAGCAATAG
- a CDS encoding ABC-F family ATP-binding cassette domain-containing protein → MAVNLVNLEAVGKVYGTRALLDGVSLGVSEGDRIGVVGRNGDGKTTLIRMLSKLEPADDGRVTHSGGLRLGVLTQHDSLDPAATVRHEVVGDMADHEWAGVPRIRDVLTGLFGGLGLPGFPQGLDTVIGPLSGGERRRIALAQLLIAEQDLIVLDEPTNHLDVEGIAWLAGHLRARRSALVCVTHDRWFLDQVCTRMWDVQGGAVHEYEGGYSDYVFARAERERIAAQEESKRKNLMRKELAWLRRGAPARTSKPRFRIEAANALIADEPPPRNDAELMRFANSRLGKTVFDLEDVTVQAGSKVLLEHQTWQLGPGDRIGLVGVNGSGKTSLLKALAEAARSGGERQSELVTGGRVKVGRTVKLAYLSQEVAELDDKLRVLEAVEQIRSRVDLGKGREMTASQLCERFGFVKEKQWTPVGDLSGGERRRLQILRLLMDEPNVLFLDEPTNDLDIETLSQLEDLLDGWPGSLVVISHDRFFIERTTGQVYALLGDGSLRMLPRGIDEYLERRARQRESAQPNANAPARSGAPAKSLPSSAASAASSSPAGAPAPRKPAADARAGQKEMRRIERQLERIEVKQSELHVALAEHATDFERVAGLDSELRELDSQREDLESRWLELAEDG, encoded by the coding sequence ATGGCCGTCAACCTCGTCAATCTGGAAGCCGTGGGCAAGGTCTACGGCACCCGGGCGCTGCTCGACGGCGTCTCGCTCGGTGTGAGCGAGGGCGACCGCATCGGCGTCGTGGGGAGGAACGGGGACGGCAAGACGACGCTGATTCGCATGCTCTCGAAGCTGGAGCCCGCCGACGACGGCCGCGTGACGCACTCGGGCGGTCTGCGCCTGGGCGTGCTGACGCAGCACGACTCCCTCGACCCGGCCGCGACCGTACGGCACGAGGTGGTCGGCGACATGGCCGACCACGAGTGGGCGGGCGTCCCCCGGATCCGCGACGTGCTGACCGGGCTCTTCGGCGGTCTGGGCCTGCCCGGCTTCCCGCAGGGCCTCGACACCGTCATCGGACCCCTCTCCGGAGGCGAGCGGCGCCGCATCGCCCTCGCTCAACTGCTCATCGCCGAACAGGACTTGATCGTCCTCGACGAGCCGACCAACCACCTGGACGTCGAGGGCATCGCCTGGCTCGCCGGGCATCTGCGCGCACGCCGCTCGGCGCTGGTGTGCGTGACGCACGACCGCTGGTTCCTGGACCAGGTCTGCACGCGGATGTGGGACGTGCAGGGCGGCGCGGTGCACGAGTACGAAGGGGGCTACTCCGACTACGTCTTCGCCCGCGCCGAGCGGGAACGCATCGCCGCGCAGGAGGAGTCGAAGCGCAAGAACCTGATGCGCAAGGAGCTGGCCTGGCTGCGCCGTGGAGCGCCCGCCCGCACCAGCAAGCCCCGCTTCCGCATCGAGGCCGCCAACGCGCTCATCGCCGACGAACCGCCGCCGCGCAACGACGCGGAGCTCATGCGGTTCGCCAACTCCCGTCTGGGCAAGACCGTCTTCGACCTCGAGGACGTCACCGTGCAGGCCGGGTCCAAGGTGCTGCTCGAGCACCAGACCTGGCAGCTGGGTCCCGGCGACCGGATCGGCCTCGTCGGGGTCAACGGCTCCGGCAAGACGTCGCTGCTGAAGGCGCTCGCGGAGGCCGCGCGCAGCGGCGGCGAGCGGCAGTCCGAGCTGGTCACGGGCGGCCGCGTCAAGGTCGGAAGGACGGTGAAGCTGGCGTATCTCTCGCAGGAGGTCGCCGAGTTGGACGACAAGCTCCGCGTGCTGGAGGCCGTCGAGCAGATCCGCTCGCGCGTCGACCTCGGCAAGGGGCGGGAGATGACGGCGTCGCAGCTGTGCGAGCGCTTCGGCTTCGTGAAGGAGAAGCAGTGGACGCCGGTCGGTGACCTCTCCGGCGGTGAGCGCCGCCGGCTGCAGATCCTGCGCCTGCTGATGGACGAGCCCAACGTGCTCTTCCTGGACGAGCCGACCAACGACCTGGACATCGAGACGCTCTCGCAGCTGGAGGACCTCCTGGACGGCTGGCCGGGCTCGCTGGTGGTCATCTCCCACGACAGGTTCTTCATCGAGCGCACGACGGGCCAGGTGTACGCGCTGCTGGGCGACGGCTCCCTGCGGATGCTGCCGCGAGGCATCGACGAGTACCTCGAACGCCGCGCACGGCAGCGCGAGTCGGCGCAGCCGAACGCGAACGCGCCTGCCCGCTCCGGAGCTCCGGCCAAGTCCTTGCCGTCCTCGGCGGCTTCGGCAGCGTCGTCCTCGCCCGCGGGCGCACCGGCACCGCGCAAGCCGGCGGCGGACGCGCGAGCGGGTCAGAAGGAGATGCGGCGCATCGAGCGTCAGCTGGAGCGCATCGAGGTGAAGCAGTCCGAGCTGCACGTGGCACTCGCCGAGCACGCCACGGACTTCGAGCGCGTCGCGGGGCTCGACTCCGAGCTGCGCGAACTGGACTCGCAGCGCGAGGACTTGGAGTCGCGCTGGCTGGAGCTCGCCGAGGACGGCTGA
- a CDS encoding PQQ-binding-like beta-propeller repeat protein, which produces MSQPPPPPGQPSRGDSPDPEKPEETPNLEKKEPGAQQASPSQGETPQQPAQPPSGGFGAPPQPPAGGYGYPQQPPSGGFGAPPPQPPAAGGYGYPQQPPGGGGGYGFPQQPPQGAGYGYGYQQHPGQPYGQGPGMYPTAPGYGPGGPGAPGGSGNGKVIAIVAAAVAIVVAVVTIGIFLVNKDDGTEARQDPKTGTNDPGGDKPASTEGRELFKIPSPKLSEDETASVTGAWATDKIFAKSTLNGIIGMDAASGKQAWKISLDGQICAAARQSTDDGKAAVITAETKSSRAKCNQMAVIDLDKGKKLWQETMPSSESAVTLGMNMAIGKNVVAAKWIGGSVAYKMSGGTPLWKSQSGGGCEDEGFAGGEELMAVVQCGSYGDPKLKVQKLNPKTGEANWEFDVPKGVQTARIVSADPVVIAVGAGSSTATDVMTIGDDEKLKAKISLGDNKYEPGCSTGVESCTSIVVDDDYVYLPSARHQGDSASTNEIIAFDINSGSPKWKSDAGEKRTIVPVRMLDGKLIAYKKPTYDAGGQVVAVDPGAQGKQELYMRHPDDSAEDENNLGGISLREPPIYQNGRLFLHQTLISKRSSTSYGKYLGIGFGAQ; this is translated from the coding sequence ATGTCGCAGCCGCCTCCGCCCCCCGGTCAGCCCTCCAGAGGGGACTCACCCGACCCCGAAAAGCCCGAAGAGACTCCGAACCTGGAGAAGAAGGAGCCGGGAGCTCAGCAGGCGTCCCCGTCCCAGGGTGAGACGCCCCAGCAGCCCGCACAGCCCCCCTCCGGCGGCTTCGGTGCGCCGCCGCAGCCGCCCGCGGGTGGCTACGGCTATCCGCAGCAGCCGCCGTCCGGCGGTTTCGGAGCCCCGCCGCCGCAGCCTCCGGCCGCCGGTGGCTACGGCTACCCGCAGCAGCCGCCCGGGGGCGGAGGCGGCTACGGATTCCCCCAACAGCCGCCGCAGGGTGCCGGATACGGCTACGGCTACCAGCAGCATCCCGGCCAGCCCTACGGTCAGGGCCCGGGCATGTACCCGACGGCGCCGGGCTACGGGCCCGGCGGTCCCGGTGCCCCGGGAGGCAGCGGAAACGGCAAGGTCATCGCCATCGTCGCGGCAGCGGTCGCGATCGTCGTCGCGGTCGTCACCATCGGTATCTTCCTGGTGAACAAGGACGACGGCACGGAGGCCCGGCAGGACCCGAAGACCGGAACGAACGACCCCGGCGGCGACAAGCCGGCCTCCACGGAGGGCAGGGAACTGTTCAAGATCCCCTCGCCGAAGCTCTCGGAAGATGAGACCGCGAGCGTCACCGGCGCCTGGGCCACCGACAAGATCTTCGCCAAGAGCACCCTCAACGGCATCATCGGCATGGACGCGGCCAGCGGGAAGCAGGCCTGGAAGATCTCGCTCGACGGTCAGATCTGCGCCGCCGCCCGGCAGTCCACCGACGACGGGAAGGCCGCGGTCATCACGGCCGAGACCAAGTCCTCCCGCGCCAAGTGCAATCAGATGGCCGTCATCGACCTGGACAAGGGCAAGAAGCTCTGGCAGGAGACGATGCCCAGCAGCGAGAGCGCCGTCACGCTGGGCATGAATATGGCCATCGGCAAGAACGTCGTCGCGGCCAAGTGGATCGGCGGCTCGGTGGCGTACAAGATGTCCGGCGGCACCCCGCTGTGGAAGTCCCAGAGCGGCGGCGGCTGCGAGGACGAGGGCTTCGCGGGCGGCGAAGAGCTCATGGCGGTCGTGCAGTGCGGCAGCTACGGCGACCCGAAGCTGAAGGTGCAGAAGCTCAACCCGAAGACGGGCGAGGCGAATTGGGAGTTCGACGTTCCCAAGGGCGTGCAGACCGCCCGCATCGTCTCCGCGGACCCCGTCGTCATCGCGGTCGGAGCGGGCTCCAGCACCGCCACCGACGTCATGACGATCGGGGACGACGAGAAGCTCAAGGCCAAGATCTCGCTCGGCGACAACAAGTACGAGCCGGGGTGCAGCACCGGCGTCGAGTCGTGCACCTCCATCGTCGTGGACGACGACTACGTCTATCTCCCCTCGGCGAGGCACCAGGGCGACTCCGCCTCCACGAACGAGATCATCGCCTTCGACATCAACAGCGGCAGCCCCAAGTGGAAGTCGGACGCCGGTGAGAAGCGGACCATCGTCCCCGTGCGCATGCTGGACGGCAAGCTCATCGCGTACAAGAAGCCGACCTATGACGCGGGCGGACAGGTCGTCGCCGTCGACCCCGGCGCGCAGGGGAAGCAGGAGCTGTACATGCGTCACCCCGACGACAGCGCGGAGGACGAGAACAACCTCGGCGGCATCAGCCTGAGGGAACCGCCGATCTACCAGAACGGGCGTCTCTTCCTCCACCAGACGCTGATCTCGAAGCGCAGCAGCACCAGTTACGGCAAGTACCTCGGCATCGGCTTCGGAGCCCAATGA
- the galT gene encoding galactose-1-phosphate uridylyltransferase — protein MKKTSNRLADGREIIYYDLRDDTVRDAVDQRPLGATSTASEIRYDPLLSEWTAVTAHRQERTYHPPADACPLCPTRDGRLSEIPEPGYDVAVFENRFPSFTGGPGPGAAAGPHGLMAQRPGAGRCEVVCFTPDHHASFASLTDEQARLVLDVWTDRTAELSQRPGVEQVFCFENRGEEIGVTLQHPHGQIYAYPFTTPRTERMLGSLARHAAATGGRNLFDDVVAAELADTRRVVCESAHWVAFVPHAAHWPYEVHLYPRERVPDLLALSEEARADFPALYLEVLRRFDRLFGPDEPPTPYIAAWHQAPFNLPASGRQHGARADGEAVSVTREDFALHLELFTIRRTSGKLKFLAGSESGMNVFINDVPPERAAERLREVASDRQPTGSEPRTELR, from the coding sequence TTGAAGAAGACCTCGAACCGGCTCGCCGACGGCCGCGAGATCATCTACTACGACCTGCGTGACGACACGGTGCGCGACGCCGTGGACCAGCGCCCGCTCGGCGCCACGTCGACGGCCTCCGAGATCCGCTACGACCCGCTGCTCTCGGAGTGGACCGCCGTCACCGCGCACCGGCAGGAGCGCACCTACCACCCGCCCGCGGACGCCTGCCCGCTGTGCCCCACCCGCGACGGCCGGCTCAGCGAGATCCCCGAACCCGGCTACGACGTCGCCGTGTTCGAGAACCGGTTCCCCTCCTTCACCGGAGGCCCCGGCCCCGGGGCCGCGGCCGGGCCGCACGGCCTGATGGCGCAGCGGCCCGGCGCCGGGCGATGCGAGGTCGTCTGCTTCACCCCCGACCACCACGCCTCGTTCGCTTCCCTCACGGACGAACAGGCCCGGCTGGTGCTGGATGTCTGGACGGACCGCACCGCCGAACTCTCCCAGCGTCCCGGTGTCGAGCAGGTCTTCTGCTTCGAGAACCGCGGCGAGGAGATCGGCGTGACCCTCCAGCATCCGCACGGCCAGATCTACGCCTACCCCTTCACCACGCCCCGCACGGAGCGCATGCTCGGCTCCCTCGCCCGGCACGCCGCCGCCACCGGCGGACGCAACCTCTTCGACGACGTCGTCGCCGCCGAACTGGCCGACACCCGGCGCGTGGTGTGCGAGAGCGCCCACTGGGTCGCCTTCGTGCCGCACGCCGCGCACTGGCCGTACGAGGTGCACCTCTACCCCAGGGAACGGGTGCCGGACCTGCTCGCACTGAGCGAGGAGGCGAGGGCCGACTTCCCCGCCCTGTATCTGGAGGTCCTGCGCCGCTTCGACCGCCTCTTCGGCCCGGACGAGCCGCCCACCCCCTACATAGCCGCCTGGCATCAGGCGCCGTTCAATCTGCCCGCGAGCGGGCGGCAGCACGGTGCACGGGCGGACGGTGAAGCGGTGTCCGTGACCCGCGAGGACTTCGCGCTCCACCTTGAGCTTTTCACCATCCGACGGACTTCCGGCAAACTGAAGTTTCTCGCGGGTTCCGAATCCGGGATGAACGTGTTCATCAATGATGTGCCGCCGGAGCGCGCGGCCGAGCGACTGCGAGAGGTAGCCAGTGACCGCCAGCCAACGGGGAGCGAACCCCGCACCGAACTCCGGTAA
- a CDS encoding calcium-binding protein, producing the protein MRPNLCHAVFPPRDHSAADVRTRRPARRAAVLLATAALPAALLMLPTATAAEAATAAAPTTVTFGAGANQPFTVPAGVTQLTITATGATGQNGPFGGQGGTGGTVTSTVPATAGTTLFVNVAQGAGPAGGSAFPGGTGGGASDVRTCSSATVGCVLTGVPASDPRLIVAGGGGGGGGGLNAGFTNPQATGGAAGNTGGTGGSRTLSGQGGGGGTQTTGGTAGAACPTGGTAGTAGTAGTGGGGGALIGGGGGGGGWFGGGGGGGCDGIGVSTQGSGGGGGGSNRVPTGGTSGPATGPAQVTITFETSPGTTCATATPTITGTNGNNILTGTNGNDVIFALAGNDTVDGRGGNDLICGADGNDSLNGGDGDDRIEGGNGNDALIGGNGNDTLTGENGSDVLNGGNGNDAQSGGEGNDALNGGAGTNTNDGGPGSNACSNPSAGPGCP; encoded by the coding sequence GTGAGACCGAACCTGTGCCATGCAGTATTCCCACCACGTGATCACAGCGCCGCCGATGTGCGGACGCGGCGCCCGGCTCGGCGAGCTGCCGTCCTGCTCGCCACGGCAGCCCTGCCGGCGGCGCTGCTGATGTTGCCCACGGCCACGGCCGCCGAAGCGGCGACCGCAGCCGCGCCGACGACCGTGACCTTCGGCGCCGGCGCCAACCAGCCCTTCACCGTCCCGGCAGGCGTCACCCAACTCACCATCACCGCCACCGGCGCCACAGGCCAGAACGGGCCCTTCGGCGGGCAGGGCGGGACCGGCGGCACCGTCACGAGCACCGTTCCGGCAACAGCCGGCACGACCCTCTTCGTCAACGTCGCCCAGGGTGCCGGTCCCGCCGGCGGCAGCGCATTCCCGGGCGGTACCGGCGGCGGCGCCAGCGACGTCCGCACCTGCAGTTCGGCCACCGTCGGCTGTGTCCTCACCGGCGTCCCCGCCTCCGACCCCCGCCTCATCGTCGCGGGCGGCGGCGGAGGAGGCGGCGGAGGCCTCAACGCCGGCTTCACCAACCCCCAGGCCACCGGCGGAGCCGCCGGAAACACCGGGGGGACCGGCGGCTCCAGAACGCTCAGCGGTCAGGGCGGTGGCGGCGGAACCCAGACGACCGGCGGCACGGCCGGGGCCGCGTGCCCGACCGGCGGTACAGCCGGAACCGCGGGCACCGCCGGCACCGGCGGCGGTGGCGGGGCCCTGATCGGGGGCGGCGGCGGTGGCGGCGGCTGGTTCGGCGGCGGAGGAGGAGGCGGCTGCGACGGGATCGGCGTCAGCACCCAGGGATCCGGTGGCGGCGGTGGCGGGTCGAACCGCGTCCCGACGGGCGGTACCTCCGGACCTGCTACGGGGCCGGCCCAGGTGACCATCACCTTCGAGACCTCCCCCGGGACCACCTGCGCGACCGCCACGCCCACCATCACCGGCACCAACGGCAACAACATCCTCACGGGCACCAACGGCAACGACGTGATCTTCGCCCTCGCCGGCAATGACACCGTCGACGGTCGCGGCGGCAACGACCTGATCTGCGGCGCCGACGGCAACGACTCCCTCAACGGCGGCGACGGCGACGACCGGATCGAGGGCGGCAATGGCAACGACGCACTGATCGGCGGAAACGGCAACGACACCCTGACCGGCGAGAACGGCAGCGACGTTCTCAACGGCGGGAACGGCAACGACGCCCAGTCCGGCGGTGAGGGCAACGACGCTCTCAACGGCGGCGCCGGTACCAACACCAACGACGGTGGACCCGGCAGCAACGCCTGCTCCAACCCCAGCGCCGGGCCCGGCTGCCCCTGA
- a CDS encoding penicillin-binding transpeptidase domain-containing protein: protein MRDTQKMALIGGAAAVVVGATGFGVYALVGGDGKGGGSGSIASSDGSNEDKVEQGPPSAAEVRTTAKRFLTAWTSGDSKTAAKLTDEKAQAAQALKGFREDAHIAKVKMSPGSASGAKVPFDVTAQVSYMQQNSTWSYASSLEVVRDKKSGKPVVAWKPSVLNPKLKEGQSIRTGKAGTPPIKAVDRNGATLSKQEHPMLGSILDDLRKRYGDKTDGKPGIETRIVDAKGNDTGTTLRTLSKGTPGTLKTTLDKDMQVAAEQSVKGKPKASAVAVQPSTGEVRAVANSPADGYNNAFRGSLAPGSTMKVISSAMLLDKGLASPGKQHPCPKYVEYGGWKFQNDDKFEIKDGTFAQSFARSCNTAFISQAKELKDGDLSSEARDVFGIGQNWQVGTGTFDGSVPVQSDAQMAASLIGQGSVRMNALNMASVAATVQNGTFKQPVIVSPSLDDRTIAKAGRSMKPQVHNDLKSLMKLTANSGTAAEPMAGLGGDVGAKTGSAEVDGQKKPNAWFTAYNGDIAAAAVVPESGHGNENAGPVVRKILDAAAG, encoded by the coding sequence ATGCGTGACACTCAGAAGATGGCGCTGATCGGTGGCGCCGCGGCAGTCGTCGTCGGTGCGACCGGCTTCGGCGTCTACGCACTCGTCGGAGGTGACGGCAAGGGAGGCGGCAGCGGGAGCATCGCCTCGTCCGACGGCAGCAACGAGGACAAGGTCGAGCAGGGCCCGCCGAGCGCGGCCGAAGTCCGCACGACCGCGAAGCGTTTCCTCACCGCCTGGACCTCCGGCGACTCGAAGACGGCCGCCAAGCTCACCGATGAGAAGGCTCAGGCCGCCCAGGCACTGAAGGGCTTCCGGGAGGACGCCCACATCGCCAAGGTCAAGATGTCGCCGGGTTCCGCTTCCGGCGCGAAGGTGCCGTTCGACGTGACGGCCCAGGTCTCCTACATGCAGCAGAACTCCACGTGGTCCTACGCCTCTTCGCTGGAGGTCGTGCGGGACAAGAAGTCCGGCAAGCCGGTCGTCGCGTGGAAGCCGTCGGTGCTGAACCCGAAGCTGAAGGAAGGCCAGTCCATAAGGACCGGCAAGGCCGGCACCCCGCCGATCAAGGCCGTCGACCGCAATGGCGCCACCCTGTCCAAGCAGGAGCACCCGATGCTCGGGAGCATCCTCGACGACCTGCGCAAGCGGTACGGCGACAAGACGGACGGCAAGCCCGGCATCGAGACCCGCATCGTCGACGCCAAGGGCAACGACACCGGCACCACCCTGCGCACGCTCTCCAAGGGCACCCCCGGCACGCTCAAGACCACCCTCGACAAGGACATGCAGGTGGCCGCCGAGCAGTCCGTGAAGGGCAAGCCGAAGGCGTCCGCCGTCGCGGTCCAGCCGAGCACCGGTGAGGTGCGCGCCGTGGCCAACTCCCCAGCGGACGGCTACAACAACGCCTTCCGCGGCTCCCTCGCGCCGGGCTCCACCATGAAGGTGATCAGCTCCGCGATGCTGCTCGACAAGGGCCTTGCCTCGCCGGGCAAGCAGCACCCCTGTCCCAAGTACGTCGAGTACGGCGGCTGGAAGTTCCAGAACGACGACAAGTTCGAGATCAAGGACGGGACGTTCGCGCAGAGCTTCGCCCGCTCCTGCAACACCGCCTTCATCAGCCAGGCCAAGGAGCTCAAGGACGGCGACCTGAGCAGCGAGGCGCGCGACGTCTTCGGCATCGGCCAGAACTGGCAGGTGGGCACCGGCACCTTCGACGGCAGTGTGCCCGTCCAGTCGGACGCCCAGATGGCCGCGTCCCTCATCGGCCAGGGCAGCGTGCGGATGAACGCGCTCAACATGGCGTCGGTGGCGGCGACGGTGCAGAACGGCACGTTCAAGCAGCCGGTGATCGTCTCGCCGAGCCTGGACGACCGGACGATCGCGAAGGCCGGGCGCAGCATGAAGCCGCAGGTCCACAACGACCTGAAGAGCCTGATGAAGCTGACGGCCAACAGCGGCACCGCCGCTGAGCCGATGGCGGGGCTCGGCGGTGACGTCGGCGCCAAGACCGGTTCGGCGGAGGTCGACGGTCAGAAGAAGCCGAACGCCTGGTTCACCGCGTACAACGGCGACATCGCCGCCGCCGCGGTCGTTCCCGAGTCCGGACACGGCAACGAGAACGCCGGCCCGGTCGTGCGCAAGATCCTGGACGCCGCGGCGGGCTGA